The Eurosta solidaginis isolate ZX-2024a chromosome 4, ASM4086904v1, whole genome shotgun sequence genome includes a window with the following:
- the LOC137251353 gene encoding carboxypeptidase B isoform X2, which translates to MLAKYLIYHYLLNVLILLLNLSTHSCRRRVSKICFLRSIPGFPSIVVAQNELYEDALESLQWLVPTDIKQFNIFSPQSSYQINMRYRNSSSVQRYYGFQLWKVHENDVENRVLRIFWHYFGAEVWNINQDGIDVLIDYKNTAKAKDFIAKTDFTYNVMIDDIETAIDETYTEVNNSNADMPWLDRENSIMNWNRYHDIGDIQQFLQHILETYPDMAEIVQIGLTHHKRPLEVLRLSNGNPDNWAVFLDAGLQARDWLSPAALTLAISKLTYLWDKESDYMRNIDWYFLPVANPDGYQFSRITDRLWAKNRYFDSKTGCYGVNLNRNFDYQWGGPGSSDNPCKNLYKGPKKFSEPESKAIRTFMLNMREVMGAYVTFGAYGQAITYPWGDADFVTDNQRKLHTVARRAMLNFRKLNQAEYRIGTSYRLKLARAGNSADWVQQRINPQYVYNVFLKDQGRYGYLMPPHYIVESGEEAYEFMKTIAAALS; encoded by the exons ATGTTAGCAAAATACTTGATTTATCattatcttttaaatgttttaattttattgctAAATTTGTCAACGCATTCGTGTCGGCGACGAGTTTCGAAAATTTGTTTTCTACGTAGTATTCCTGGTTTTCCGAGTATTGTCGTTGCACAAAATGAATTATATGAAGATGCACTGGAGAGTTTGCAATGGCTGGTGCCTACGGATATTAAACAATTCAATATTTTCTCGCCACAATCGTCATATCAAATAAATATGCGCTATCGTAATAGTAGCTCAGTGCAGCGTTATTACGGCTTCCAATTGTGGAAAGTCCATGAAAATGATGTTGAAAATAGGGTGCTGAGGATCTTTTGGCATTATTTTG GTGCTGAAGTGTGGAATATCAACCAAGATGGTATTGATGTTTTGATTGATTATAAGAATACTGCAAAAGCAAAAGATTTCATAGCAAAAACCGATTTCACCTACAATGTTATGATTGACGATATTGAAACGGCAATCGATGAGACATATACGGAAGTGAATAACAGTAATGCCGATATGCCATGGTTGGATAGAGAAA ATTCCATAATGAATTGGAATCGTTATCATGATATTGGGGATATACAACAATTTTTGCAACACATTTTGGAAACCTACCCTGATATGGCAGAGATTGTGCAAATCGGTTTGACGCATCATAAGCGGCCATTAGAAGTGCTGAG ACTCTCCAATGGCAATCCCGATAACTGGGCTGTTTTTCTCGATGCCGGATTACAAGCACGCGATTGGCTTAGCCCCGCCGCGCTCACATTAgcgatttctaagctgacatacTTGTGGGACAAGGAATCGGATTACATGCGTAACATTGATTGGTATTTCTTGCCTGTCGCAAATCCAGATGGTTATCAATTTTCACGCATTACCGACCGCCTCTGGGCCAAGAATCGTTATTTCGATAGTAAAACTGGTTGTTATGGCGTTAATTTGAATCGTAATTTCGATTATCAATGGGGTGGTCCCGGATCGTCAGATAATCCATGCAAAAATCTCTACAAAGGACCCAAAAAATTCTCTGAACCCGAAAGTAAAGCGATACGAACTTTTATGCTGAATATGCGCGAGGTTATGGGTGCTTATGTTACATTTGGCGCCTATGGACAAGCAATCACTTACCCGTGGGGTGATGCAGATTTTGTAACGGACAATCAGAGGAAGCTGCATACTGTGGCGCGCCGTGCAATGTTG AATTTCCGCAAATTGAATCAAGCCGAGTATCGTATAGGCACTAGCTATCGTCTAAAATTGGCACGAGCCGGCAACTCAGCCGATTGGGTGCAACAACGCATTAATCCACAATACGTTTACAATGTATTTCTGAAGGACCAAGGACGCTATGGATATTTAATGCCACCGCATTACATAGTCGAGTCGGGCGAGGAAGCATACGAATTTATGAAGACAATAGCGGCGGCGTTGAGTTGA